A section of the Stenotrophomonas sp. 364 genome encodes:
- a CDS encoding fimbrial protein: MTTKIRLLSLALLTAAAPSAFAEKLEITGELLNSTCAVQSTGGAITVPMGKVDLASVNADVRAGQKNFAIALDCTGSGSAQDVGVRFGGTPDGSTGNLALTATSTASNVGVALYDAAGNQQKIGEDPTVWVTIAAGGSGQLDYSAWYASPGKNAQAGTANASGDFVVLYK, translated from the coding sequence ATGACCACCAAGATCCGCCTGCTGTCCCTCGCCCTGCTCACCGCTGCCGCCCCGTCGGCGTTTGCCGAAAAGCTGGAAATCACCGGTGAGCTGCTCAACTCCACCTGCGCCGTGCAGTCCACCGGCGGTGCCATCACCGTGCCGATGGGCAAGGTCGACCTGGCCTCGGTCAATGCCGACGTGCGCGCCGGCCAGAAGAACTTCGCCATCGCACTGGACTGCACCGGTTCGGGCTCGGCGCAGGACGTGGGGGTGCGCTTCGGCGGCACCCCCGATGGCAGCACCGGCAACTTGGCGCTGACTGCCACCTCCACCGCCAGCAACGTGGGCGTGGCCCTGTACGACGCCGCCGGTAACCAGCAGAAGATCGGTGAAGATCCCACCGTGTGGGTGACCATCGCTGCCGGCGGCAGCGGCCAGCTGGACTACAGCGCGTGGTACGCCTCGCCGGGCAAGAACGCCCAGGCCGGCACCGCCAATGCATCCGGCGATTTCGTGGTGCTCTACAAGTAA
- a CDS encoding fimbrial protein, which translates to MRCLIPPRRRVAIVLSAVAAVALGVGSANACTRLDLTDKDDEIVRNMPNLDRPDTHYAGTGGTRPDTYECPPGQTAFLINMHLAGLTYERDIAYAGMMVPAYSLGPRSPLVIFLHGVRQTGAGVDVSVIPIRNGQLNRNPGVVLASTSGMEHYVQMRVFFRGGAMESVPRTFLGTVELWPEGSAANPFRHSFTLELTIPPVTCTLANATHTLDDVVANDLAVADSTAKPSTFDVAMNCSMANVDVTLTLTDANQPGNTGSDLAPGAGSTAGGVQVQLLRGGLPLQLGQAWSYGFSAKGQQAIPFQARYHRTAGPLVTGVITGEAVLVADYR; encoded by the coding sequence ATGCGATGCCTGATCCCCCCGCGCCGACGTGTCGCCATCGTCCTCAGCGCCGTCGCTGCGGTGGCGCTGGGCGTGGGCAGCGCCAACGCGTGCACACGCCTTGACTTGACTGACAAGGATGACGAAATCGTCAGGAACATGCCCAACCTGGACCGGCCCGACACGCACTACGCAGGCACGGGCGGGACACGGCCGGACACCTACGAATGCCCGCCCGGGCAGACGGCCTTCCTGATCAACATGCACCTTGCCGGGCTCACCTACGAGCGTGATATCGCCTACGCGGGCATGATGGTTCCGGCCTACAGCTTGGGGCCGCGTTCGCCGTTGGTGATTTTCCTGCATGGCGTGCGACAGACAGGAGCAGGTGTCGATGTGTCCGTCATTCCCATCCGCAACGGTCAGCTGAACCGCAACCCTGGCGTGGTCCTGGCGTCAACGTCGGGGATGGAGCACTACGTGCAGATGCGGGTGTTCTTCCGCGGTGGGGCGATGGAAAGCGTGCCACGCACCTTTCTGGGCACCGTGGAACTCTGGCCGGAGGGCAGTGCCGCCAATCCGTTCCGCCACTCCTTCACGCTGGAGTTGACCATTCCCCCGGTCACCTGCACCCTCGCCAATGCCACCCACACGCTCGACGATGTAGTGGCCAATGACCTGGCCGTGGCCGACAGCACCGCCAAGCCGTCCACCTTCGATGTGGCCATGAACTGCTCGATGGCCAATGTGGATGTCACCCTTACCCTGACCGACGCCAACCAGCCGGGCAATACCGGCAGCGATCTGGCACCCGGCGCGGGTTCCACCGCTGGCGGCGTGCAGGTGCAGCTACTGCGTGGCGGCCTGCCGCTGCAGCTGGGCCAGGCGTGGTCGTACGGGTTTTCCGCCAAGGGCCAGCAGGCCATTCCGTTCCAGGCGCGCTACCACCGCACGGCCGGCCCGCTGGTAACTGGCGTGATCACCGGCGAAGCGGTGCTCGTCGCCGACTACAGATAA
- a CDS encoding fimbria/pilus outer membrane usher protein, with product MLSLGAFARAAPTPAVEFSEGFLIGGDAIDMRRYANGNPLPPGDYAVDVKVNGVYQSSRDIRFRASADPHIATPCLPAELIGTLPLKAALMEAVEAEGAACVDLPAMIEGATVTFDSGALELDIGLPQAALASVARGYVAPAQRDDGITAAFIDYSANHQRGQGRDSSYLGLRTGINIGPWRLRHRASFTSGSQGTHHEVISSHVQRDIAAWNSQLLLGQGNTGGELFESVAFTGVRLASDERMLPDSLRGYAPVVRGIAEGNAVVAIRQNGNLIHESNVAPGPFAIEDLYPTNFGGDLDVTVTEPDGRVQRFTVNFSAVPQALRAGASRFAFTAGAVRDSSGRLDPVRFGEATYVRGLSNRLTVLGGAQLGQDYQAVLAGAAINTAVGAFGADITHSQARLQDRDRVTGNSLRLNYQRYVASTGTNVGLAAYRYSTRGYLSLGDVARARSDGWGYTHRARQRYQLNFSQRVGERSNLYLSGGHVAYWDSTRGQNDVQVGFQSSFRRANYGLSALRYRTGDGRQDTRYAFTLSVPLGRSSNAPRASTQLSQSHRGQQLQAGLSGSVGEQRALSYSLSASQGDDGARSSNAYAAWQGSQLNANLGYSRAGNYRSVTAGASGSVVLHGGGINFGPPVGEGFALVQAPGAQGARVGSGAAIKVAGNGYALLPHISPYRWNSIDLDPSGLPLEVELLRTSQRVAPTAGGIVRVPFEVRRERTLFIDATDALGQPLPFAAVVQTEDGTPAGAVGQGGVIQLRGAQDSGSLIVDPDGKRRCRIDYRMPDAPDAYGLSWSQAVCVPQPLPPVIAPMPTGNRAP from the coding sequence ATGCTCTCCCTCGGCGCATTCGCCCGCGCGGCGCCCACGCCAGCGGTCGAGTTCAGTGAAGGTTTCCTGATCGGCGGTGACGCCATCGACATGCGCCGCTACGCCAACGGCAACCCGCTGCCGCCAGGCGACTACGCGGTGGACGTGAAGGTCAACGGGGTATACCAGTCCAGCCGCGATATCCGCTTCCGGGCCTCGGCAGACCCGCATATCGCCACCCCGTGTCTGCCCGCCGAGCTGATCGGCACGCTGCCGTTGAAGGCGGCGCTGATGGAGGCCGTGGAGGCGGAGGGCGCAGCCTGCGTGGACCTGCCCGCGATGATCGAGGGCGCCACGGTCACCTTCGACAGCGGCGCGCTGGAGCTGGACATCGGCCTGCCGCAGGCGGCCTTGGCCAGCGTGGCGCGCGGCTACGTGGCACCGGCACAACGCGACGATGGCATCACCGCCGCCTTCATCGACTACAGCGCCAACCACCAGCGCGGCCAAGGCCGCGACAGCAGCTACCTGGGGCTGCGTACCGGCATCAACATCGGCCCGTGGCGCTTGCGGCACCGCGCCTCGTTCACCAGCGGCAGCCAGGGCACCCATCACGAAGTGATCAGCAGCCACGTGCAGCGCGACATTGCCGCGTGGAACAGCCAGCTGCTGCTGGGCCAGGGCAACACCGGCGGCGAGCTGTTCGAGAGCGTGGCCTTTACCGGCGTGCGACTGGCCAGCGACGAGCGCATGCTACCCGACTCGCTGCGCGGCTATGCGCCGGTGGTGCGTGGCATCGCCGAGGGTAATGCGGTGGTCGCGATCCGCCAGAACGGCAACCTCATCCACGAGAGCAACGTGGCGCCTGGGCCGTTCGCGATCGAGGACCTGTACCCGACCAACTTCGGCGGCGACCTGGACGTGACCGTCACCGAGCCCGATGGCCGCGTGCAGCGCTTCACCGTGAACTTCTCGGCGGTGCCGCAGGCGCTGCGCGCCGGGGCCTCGCGGTTTGCGTTCACCGCCGGCGCGGTGCGCGACAGCAGCGGCCGGCTCGACCCGGTGCGCTTCGGCGAGGCCACCTATGTGCGCGGCCTGAGCAACCGGCTCACCGTGCTGGGCGGCGCCCAGCTGGGGCAGGACTACCAGGCCGTGCTGGCCGGTGCGGCGATCAACACCGCCGTAGGCGCATTCGGCGCAGACATCACCCATTCGCAGGCGCGCCTGCAGGATCGCGACCGTGTCACCGGCAACAGCTTGCGGCTCAACTACCAGCGCTACGTGGCCAGCACCGGCACCAATGTCGGCCTGGCCGCCTACCGCTACAGCACGCGCGGCTACCTCAGCCTGGGCGATGTGGCGCGCGCCCGCAGCGACGGCTGGGGCTACACGCACCGCGCCCGCCAGCGCTACCAGCTCAACTTCTCCCAGCGCGTGGGCGAACGCAGCAATCTGTACCTCAGCGGCGGCCACGTGGCCTACTGGGACAGCACGCGCGGCCAGAACGATGTGCAGGTGGGGTTCCAGAGCAGCTTCCGGCGCGCCAACTACGGGCTGTCCGCGCTGCGCTACCGCACCGGCGATGGCCGCCAGGACACCCGCTACGCCTTCACCCTGAGCGTGCCGCTGGGGCGCAGCAGCAATGCACCGCGCGCCAGCACCCAGCTCAGCCAGAGCCACCGCGGGCAACAGCTGCAGGCCGGCCTGAGCGGCAGCGTGGGCGAGCAGCGTGCGCTGAGCTACAGCCTGTCGGCCAGCCAGGGCGACGACGGTGCGCGCAGCAGTAACGCCTATGCGGCCTGGCAGGGCAGCCAGCTCAACGCCAACCTGGGCTACAGCCGCGCGGGCAACTACCGCAGCGTCACCGCTGGTGCCTCGGGCAGCGTGGTGCTGCATGGCGGCGGCATCAACTTCGGTCCGCCGGTGGGCGAGGGCTTCGCGCTGGTACAGGCGCCCGGCGCACAGGGCGCGCGCGTAGGCAGTGGCGCGGCCATCAAGGTGGCCGGCAACGGCTACGCGCTGCTGCCGCATATCAGCCCCTACCGCTGGAACAGCATCGACCTGGACCCCAGCGGCCTGCCGCTGGAGGTGGAGCTGCTGCGCACCTCGCAGCGTGTGGCGCCCACCGCCGGTGGCATCGTGCGTGTGCCGTTCGAGGTGCGCCGCGAGCGCACCCTGTTCATCGATGCCACCGACGCACTCGGCCAGCCGCTGCCGTTTGCCGCGGTGGTGCAGACCGAGGACGGCACACCCGCCGGCGCGGTCGGGCAGGGCGGTGTCATCCAGCTGCGCGGCGCGCAGGACAGTGGCAGTTTGATCGTCGACCCCGATGGCAAGCGACGCTGCCGCATCGATTACCGCATGCCCGATGCGCCTGACGCCTACGGGCTGTCGTGGAGCCAGGCCGTGTGCGTGCCGCAGCCGCTGCCGCCGGTAATCGCGCCGATGCCAACGGGCAATCGCGCCCCCTGA
- a CDS encoding fimbrial protein produces MSRSFLLLAATATMCLAVSTASAATLTISGRVLPGTCTLTAPVIALDPVKADEMAQGDNKLKAGTLNFTGCVGVTKATLSFAGTAADGDAERWKNTATADAAVGVSVALLKGATGTDYIKNGDADIEVVVSGATASYPLRAGYYLPAVAGVNAGAVQTEIVVTADYE; encoded by the coding sequence ATGTCGCGATCCTTTCTGCTGCTGGCCGCAACCGCCACGATGTGCCTGGCCGTATCCACGGCCTCGGCCGCTACCCTGACCATCTCCGGGCGCGTGCTGCCGGGCACCTGCACCCTCACTGCGCCAGTCATCGCGCTGGACCCGGTCAAGGCCGATGAGATGGCCCAGGGCGACAACAAGCTCAAGGCCGGCACGTTGAACTTCACCGGTTGCGTGGGCGTCACCAAGGCCACCCTGTCCTTTGCCGGTACCGCCGCCGACGGCGATGCCGAGCGCTGGAAGAACACCGCCACCGCCGACGCCGCCGTGGGGGTGTCGGTGGCCTTGCTGAAAGGCGCCACCGGCACCGACTACATCAAGAACGGGGATGCCGATATCGAGGTGGTGGTCAGCGGTGCGACCGCTAGCTACCCGCTGCGCGCGGGCTACTACCTGCCGGCGGTGGCCGGGGTGAACGCCGGTGCGGTGCAGACGGAAATCGTGGTGACGGCAGATTACGAGTGA